The following proteins come from a genomic window of Edaphobacter sp. 4G125:
- the pyrR gene encoding bifunctional pyr operon transcriptional regulator/uracil phosphoribosyltransferase PyrR, producing MSEETKVEQPKIREKGRLMSASEIERTLVRLAHEIVEKNNGGANLGLVGIKRRGVPLAQRLAAMIEKIEKHPVDTGVLDISFYRDDLSTSGPRPTVVPGTLGFDVNGRNVILIDDVLYTGRTIRAALDALFDHGRPKSVQLLALIDRGHRELPIEATFTGRSIPTSNREIIEVKLNEIDGQEQVLLVERVD from the coding sequence ATGAGCGAAGAAACCAAAGTAGAACAACCTAAGATTCGTGAGAAAGGTCGACTCATGTCGGCCTCGGAGATCGAGCGGACGCTGGTCCGACTGGCACACGAGATCGTGGAGAAAAACAACGGCGGTGCCAACCTGGGCTTGGTCGGGATCAAGCGGCGCGGCGTTCCTCTCGCCCAAAGACTCGCTGCCATGATCGAAAAGATAGAAAAGCATCCCGTCGATACCGGTGTGCTTGATATCAGCTTCTACCGAGACGACTTATCGACCAGTGGGCCTCGCCCCACTGTTGTTCCGGGAACACTCGGCTTCGACGTCAATGGCCGAAATGTCATCCTCATCGACGATGTTCTTTATACGGGCCGTACGATCCGCGCCGCTCTCGATGCCCTTTTTGACCATGGTCGGCCCAAAAGTGTGCAGCTGTTGGCCCTGATCGACCGAGGTCACCGCGAGCTGCCGATCGAAGCCACCTTCACCGGACGCTCCATTCCGACCTCGAACCGAGAGATCATCGAAGTGAAGCTGAACGAGATCGACGGACAGGAACAGGTCCTGCTTGTAGAGCGGGTGGACTGA
- a CDS encoding dihydroorotase, producing MNDILILNGHLVDPANHIDAPHDLLLRDGRIAAIENPGAFAGVQAAQTIDATGLAVAPGFIDLHVHLREPGQTYKETIATGTAAAAAGGFTTVVAMPNTVPVNDTVEKLAWMLDDAREAAVKLFAMPAATLGSMGAKLTDFDALRAAGAVGFTDDGKPVLEDHIMRAALVAAARADVPISQHAEDTRLTGGCSMNAGPTAFRLGLRGMSVEAEARIVERDIQLLREIERAEGLRPHLHVQHVSTTRAIEAIRQAKHEGLHVTCEIAPHHFALTEEAVGDYDTHAKMNPPLRSESDRQQMIAALVDGTADCIATDHAPHAAFEKRQEFERAPNGITGLETALGLALRILHRGHGLPLSRVVNLMSTAPASIASLAGRGALAAGHLADVVIFDPRSEWNFDANRSRSKSRNTPFDGAPMLGKVHYTICEGRVAYSV from the coding sequence ATGAACGACATCCTGATCTTGAACGGCCATCTAGTCGATCCCGCCAACCATATCGATGCCCCACACGACCTTTTGCTGCGCGATGGCCGCATAGCCGCGATAGAAAATCCCGGTGCGTTCGCTGGCGTTCAAGCAGCACAGACCATCGATGCCACCGGCCTCGCTGTTGCTCCTGGATTCATTGATCTCCACGTACATCTGCGCGAACCCGGCCAGACCTACAAAGAGACGATCGCCACCGGAACCGCAGCAGCCGCAGCAGGCGGATTTACTACCGTCGTGGCCATGCCCAACACCGTTCCCGTCAACGACACCGTAGAAAAGCTCGCATGGATGCTCGACGATGCGCGCGAAGCGGCCGTTAAGCTCTTTGCGATGCCTGCAGCAACCCTTGGAAGCATGGGCGCAAAGCTAACAGACTTCGATGCCCTTCGCGCCGCAGGAGCCGTAGGATTTACCGACGACGGCAAGCCTGTGCTGGAGGACCACATCATGCGCGCAGCACTCGTCGCCGCCGCCCGCGCCGATGTCCCAATATCGCAACATGCCGAAGATACGCGTCTTACCGGTGGATGCAGCATGAACGCTGGACCCACAGCTTTCCGCCTTGGTCTTCGCGGCATGAGCGTCGAAGCTGAAGCCCGTATCGTGGAACGCGACATTCAGTTGTTACGCGAGATTGAGCGCGCCGAAGGCCTGCGACCACACCTGCACGTTCAACATGTCTCAACAACACGTGCCATCGAGGCCATCCGGCAGGCCAAACACGAAGGTCTGCATGTCACCTGCGAGATCGCTCCACACCACTTCGCTCTCACCGAAGAGGCCGTGGGCGACTATGACACACATGCCAAGATGAATCCGCCGCTACGCTCTGAATCTGATCGCCAGCAGATGATTGCGGCGCTCGTCGACGGAACTGCCGACTGCATCGCCACCGATCACGCTCCTCACGCAGCATTTGAAAAACGCCAGGAGTTTGAGCGCGCTCCCAATGGCATTACCGGGCTTGAAACGGCCCTGGGACTTGCTCTGCGCATCTTACATCGTGGTCATGGACTGCCACTGTCCCGCGTCGTTAATCTCATGAGTACTGCACCGGCCTCGATTGCTTCGCTTGCCGGACGCGGCGCTCTTGCTGCCGGCCATCTTGCCGATGTAGTGATCTTCGATCCCCGTTCCGAGTGGAACTTTGATGCAAATCGCTCACGCTCGAAGTCGCGCAATACGCCGTTCGATGGCGCTCCGATGCTTGGAAAAGTCCACTACACGATCTGCGAAGGCCGCGTCGCCTATAGCGTTTAG
- a CDS encoding zinc ribbon domain-containing protein, producing the protein MHEFCHRCGGELAVESGSSFCPHCGAPQIYLPEAIEADNSDTENSTGVLPPPSPQQVEWKTAILCALLVAFVGALFSALSTKVPAFSFVNWLWTISASVITLAIYQYRKPQARMDAIVGARIGIVVGIILITTIGVTMAGAGLVARFGLHAMGSFDSELLAQINKAATANPQPPEIKQYIYSPEFKAGIMLAGFAMLGGLVLFLTTIGGAISGLLRTRRS; encoded by the coding sequence ATGCACGAGTTCTGTCACCGATGCGGAGGTGAACTAGCTGTTGAGAGCGGATCATCCTTCTGCCCTCATTGCGGCGCCCCACAAATTTATCTGCCTGAAGCGATTGAAGCGGATAACTCCGACACCGAAAACTCGACAGGGGTTCTGCCCCCACCCTCTCCTCAACAGGTGGAGTGGAAGACCGCGATTCTCTGTGCTCTTCTCGTTGCATTTGTGGGCGCATTGTTCAGCGCCCTCTCCACGAAGGTCCCCGCCTTCTCGTTTGTGAACTGGCTATGGACGATCAGCGCTTCGGTCATCACGTTGGCGATCTATCAGTATCGAAAGCCACAGGCACGTATGGATGCCATCGTCGGGGCGAGGATCGGCATCGTCGTCGGGATAATCCTGATCACCACTATCGGAGTCACCATGGCAGGTGCAGGGCTTGTGGCCCGTTTCGGACTCCACGCCATGGGCTCCTTCGACTCCGAACTTCTGGCCCAGATCAACAAAGCTGCAACCGCCAACCCGCAACCACCGGAGATCAAGCAATATATCTACTCCCCCGAGTTCAAAGCAGGCATTATGCTGGCCGGCTTTGCAATGCTGGGCGGGCTGGTCCTCTTCCTGACGACAATCGGTGGTGCCATCAGTGGGCTTCTCCGGACCCGACGAAGCTGA
- a CDS encoding OmpA family protein codes for MASIVESVMGFLGPITGPLASQLGESTETVQRGLQGGAAAMLTGLAARAEEPGFLGQIFGLITNPANTPSAVSALAANPSAALAGTSPLSDMAGRLLPMIFGSRQGAVTDAIGQFAGVGANKAGTLLSMAAPLVLGGLGHFVRDNNVSASGLANSLKTEVPNLQGLMPAGLSTLFAGIPGALSAVPTRAAATTNRWLWPVVILAAILLAALWFFNRSRPPANEAMQTASNAGSSAMSALGDFFKTKLPNGVELNIPQYGIENQLLSFIQDSSKPVDTTTWFNFDRLLFDTGKATLQPSSEEQLNNITEILKAYPNVQVKIGGYTDNTGDPAANKALSDARAKTVMDAFVSKGIDASRLTSEGYGDQYPVGDNSTEEGRAKNRRIALRVTQK; via the coding sequence ATGGCTTCAATCGTTGAAAGCGTCATGGGATTCCTTGGTCCCATCACCGGGCCTCTCGCCAGCCAGCTTGGCGAATCCACTGAAACCGTGCAACGAGGACTTCAGGGCGGAGCTGCTGCGATGCTCACAGGGCTAGCTGCGCGCGCAGAAGAGCCCGGTTTTCTAGGGCAGATTTTTGGACTCATCACCAATCCTGCTAATACGCCGAGTGCAGTCTCTGCCTTGGCCGCCAATCCCTCGGCAGCACTTGCGGGGACATCTCCCCTTTCCGATATGGCAGGGCGTCTGCTCCCAATGATCTTTGGCTCGCGGCAAGGAGCCGTGACTGATGCGATCGGGCAATTTGCCGGAGTTGGAGCAAACAAGGCAGGCACACTCCTCAGCATGGCGGCCCCGCTTGTTCTCGGGGGGCTGGGACATTTTGTTCGCGACAACAATGTAAGTGCTTCAGGATTAGCAAATAGCCTGAAGACAGAGGTACCGAATCTGCAAGGACTGATGCCTGCCGGTCTTTCCACATTATTTGCAGGGATTCCAGGGGCGCTTTCCGCAGTCCCGACCCGTGCAGCGGCCACCACCAACCGATGGTTATGGCCGGTAGTGATTCTCGCGGCTATTCTGCTGGCTGCGTTGTGGTTCTTCAATCGCTCAAGGCCTCCGGCTAACGAAGCTATGCAGACAGCCTCGAATGCGGGAAGCTCCGCAATGTCCGCGCTTGGCGACTTCTTCAAAACCAAGCTGCCGAACGGAGTGGAGCTGAACATCCCTCAGTACGGAATTGAGAATCAGCTGCTTTCATTTATTCAGGATTCGTCGAAGCCGGTGGATACGACCACCTGGTTTAACTTCGATCGTCTGCTCTTCGATACAGGTAAAGCGACGTTGCAGCCCTCATCCGAGGAACAGCTGAACAACATCACCGAGATTCTGAAGGCGTATCCCAATGTGCAGGTGAAGATTGGAGGATACACCGACAACACAGGTGACCCGGCTGCCAACAAGGCTCTCTCCGACGCGCGCGCGAAGACCGTGATGGATGCTTTTGTCAGTAAAGGGATTGATGCGTCTCGCCTTACTTCAGAAGGTTATGGAGATCAATATCCTGTCGGTGACAATTCGACCGAAGAGGGGCGAGCAAAGAACCGAAGGATCGCTTTGCGAGTTACGCAAAAGTAA
- a CDS encoding TOBE domain-containing protein produces MKPREAAAELGLSYPTIKQWILTGKLATVKTPGGHHLIPRSSLTPLLKAVPEKKESRERFQKVSGRNQLVGKIVELKIEGLLAKVVLSIGEQRITSIITADAVREMQLRKGQTAAALMKATEVMITRV; encoded by the coding sequence TTGAAGCCCCGCGAAGCCGCCGCAGAGCTCGGCCTAAGCTACCCCACGATTAAGCAGTGGATTCTTACGGGCAAACTGGCCACGGTGAAGACGCCTGGAGGGCATCATCTGATTCCCCGCAGCTCCCTGACACCGCTTTTGAAGGCGGTTCCGGAAAAGAAGGAGAGCCGCGAGCGGTTCCAGAAGGTGAGTGGACGCAATCAGCTGGTGGGAAAAATAGTGGAGCTGAAGATCGAGGGATTATTGGCGAAAGTGGTTCTTTCGATCGGAGAGCAAAGGATCACGTCGATTATCACTGCCGATGCTGTCCGCGAGATGCAGTTGCGCAAAGGACAGACGGCTGCCGCCCTGATGAAGGCAACCGAAGTGATGATTACGCGGGTCTGA
- a CDS encoding aspartate carbamoyltransferase catalytic subunit: MQSARNATVNRPEYAQGSLLSVTHLSLGDISGILSETAEIQDLPSSQRAQILRGRTIALLFYESSTRTRTSFELAAKSLGATTTLVSDKSSSIEKGESLKDTGLTLRALGAECIILRHSASGAPFVLARETGLPVLNAGDGMHEHPSQALLDLRTILTLLYGPDQARSATERSLDGVTVTITGDILHSRVARSNAMLLPRLGARVLLCGPQELLPENALGLGPGVEIERDFDRALQKSQVAMMLRIQKERLAGLELDLNNYISRYQLNGERLASHAPKALVMHPGPMIRGLEITDEVADGPQSTIEQQVTHGLAIRSALLARALCAGGFQEKTA; encoded by the coding sequence ATGCAGAGTGCAAGGAACGCTACGGTAAATCGGCCTGAATATGCTCAAGGTTCTCTGTTAAGTGTGACTCACCTTTCGCTGGGCGACATCTCTGGAATCCTCTCTGAAACAGCGGAGATCCAGGACCTTCCCTCCTCCCAGCGTGCTCAGATTCTCAGGGGGCGCACAATCGCCCTATTATTTTATGAATCGAGTACGCGCACCAGGACCAGCTTCGAGCTGGCGGCAAAGTCCTTGGGCGCCACCACGACCCTGGTCAGCGATAAGTCCTCCTCCATCGAAAAGGGAGAGTCCCTGAAGGACACCGGCCTTACGTTGCGGGCTTTAGGGGCTGAGTGCATCATCCTTCGCCACTCCGCCTCGGGAGCTCCGTTTGTGCTCGCCCGCGAGACTGGCTTGCCTGTACTCAATGCAGGCGATGGGATGCACGAGCATCCCTCGCAAGCGCTTCTTGACCTACGCACAATCCTGACTCTTCTGTATGGCCCGGACCAGGCACGTTCCGCTACAGAACGTTCCCTCGATGGAGTTACCGTCACCATTACAGGCGACATCCTGCACAGCCGTGTCGCTCGCTCTAATGCGATGTTGTTGCCTCGGCTTGGAGCTCGCGTTCTTCTTTGCGGCCCTCAAGAGCTCCTTCCCGAAAATGCCCTCGGGCTCGGTCCTGGCGTCGAGATCGAGCGAGACTTCGACCGCGCTCTCCAAAAATCACAGGTCGCTATGATGCTTCGCATCCAGAAGGAACGCCTCGCCGGACTCGAACTTGATCTGAACAACTACATCTCCCGCTATCAACTGAACGGAGAGCGCCTGGCCTCTCACGCGCCTAAAGCGCTCGTGATGCATCCCGGACCAATGATTCGCGGCCTCGAGATCACCGATGAAGTCGCCGACGGGCCACAGTCCACCATTGAACAGCAGGTCACCCACGGTCTGGCGATCCGATCGGCCCTGCTCGCCCGAGCTCTTTGCGCCGGTGGCTTCCAGGAAAAAACAGCATGA
- a CDS encoding MerR family transcriptional regulator, with protein sequence MAQHQPIRRNSPPAGVEIPDKLYFRIGEVSRLCDIPAYVLRFWESEFPQLKPHKGGTGQRLYRRRDVEAVLHIKSLLYDEGYTISGARQVIKTEQRQKAPQLSLGIDVATSSSTKAPSLRKLQKEMRDLLAHLSRPPARSSVQSIRSTRSTRPENSKLFDPGD encoded by the coding sequence ATGGCGCAGCACCAGCCAATTCGTAGAAATTCACCGCCTGCCGGCGTGGAGATTCCGGACAAACTTTACTTCCGCATCGGTGAGGTCTCCCGACTGTGCGACATTCCTGCGTATGTGCTCCGCTTCTGGGAGAGCGAGTTTCCTCAACTGAAACCGCATAAGGGAGGCACGGGGCAGAGGCTGTATCGTCGCCGTGATGTGGAAGCGGTTCTACACATCAAATCCCTGCTTTATGACGAGGGGTATACCATTTCGGGCGCGCGCCAGGTTATCAAGACGGAACAGCGCCAGAAGGCACCCCAGCTTTCTTTAGGGATCGACGTCGCGACTTCTTCTTCGACCAAGGCTCCATCATTACGAAAACTCCAGAAAGAGATGCGCGACCTCCTGGCTCACCTCTCTCGCCCCCCGGCTCGTTCCTCGGTACAAAGCATTCGGTCAACCCGGTCGACGCGTCCGGAGAACTCGAAGCTTTTCGATCCAGGAGATTGA
- a CDS encoding LysR substrate-binding domain-containing protein — translation MENFRLKVFRAVAEALSFRKAAEMLHLSQPAVSQQIRALEEEVGTRLFDRAGGDRHNSQIALTEAGRVLLDYARRSAIMLLEAERALAALNHEVTGELKLGASTTVAQYFLPRILGAFLKQYPQVHISMISGNTEHIAEAVANEKVDLGIIEGPALRRDLKTESMTPDELVLIVSPLHEWAQRKTVLAAQDLTTSPLLMRERGSGSRTVVERALRQAGLRQRELKIVMELDSTEAIISGVEAGLGAGFVSRWAISKVLRLGAVKVIKVAGLRIAREFRFVWPAGAELSGAAESFYRFAQAATRHEG, via the coding sequence ATGGAGAACTTTCGGCTAAAGGTATTTCGTGCCGTCGCAGAAGCCCTGAGTTTTCGCAAGGCCGCTGAAATGCTTCATTTAAGCCAGCCTGCCGTCAGCCAACAGATTCGCGCGCTTGAAGAAGAGGTTGGAACAAGGCTCTTTGATCGCGCAGGAGGCGATCGTCATAACAGCCAGATTGCGCTGACCGAGGCTGGTCGCGTGTTGCTGGATTACGCTCGACGTTCCGCCATAATGCTGCTTGAGGCCGAACGCGCTCTCGCGGCCCTGAACCATGAAGTGACCGGGGAGCTGAAGTTAGGAGCATCCACCACCGTCGCCCAATACTTCCTGCCCAGGATCCTGGGGGCTTTCCTGAAGCAATATCCACAGGTCCACATCTCGATGATCAGTGGGAATACCGAGCACATCGCCGAGGCAGTTGCCAATGAAAAGGTCGATCTGGGGATCATCGAGGGGCCCGCACTTCGGCGCGATCTCAAGACCGAGTCCATGACTCCAGATGAATTGGTACTCATCGTGAGCCCTTTGCATGAATGGGCGCAGCGCAAGACAGTGCTTGCAGCTCAGGATCTTACAACCTCTCCCCTGCTGATGCGGGAGCGCGGGTCGGGCTCTCGAACAGTGGTCGAGAGGGCCCTCCGACAGGCTGGGTTGCGTCAGCGCGAATTGAAGATTGTGATGGAACTGGATTCTACTGAAGCGATCATCTCTGGCGTAGAGGCTGGGCTGGGAGCTGGATTTGTCTCGCGGTGGGCCATCAGCAAGGTCCTACGACTGGGGGCCGTAAAGGTCATCAAGGTTGCCGGACTGCGGATCGCGCGAGAGTTCCGGTTTGTATGGCCAGCAGGAGCGGAGCTGAGCGGGGCCGCCGAGAGCTTTTATCGATTTGCCCAGGCGGCAACCAGGCACGAAGGATAG
- a CDS encoding elongation factor G: MRVYAGNEIRNVAVVGHAHSGKTSLIAAMLHAAKMTPELGRVEDGSAVTAYDEEEVIRQTTMANAVAFAEWNGVKVNLIDTPGFHMFVHEARAAMMPVESALIVVNACSGIETMTDRVWRYANEVALPRAIVVNQVDHPKADSRAGRQQMIEVMRSKWGRQVIPVELPITDEKGFHGVVDLVTMKSYLYEPGGNGRGEAGAIPSSMEAEAKQAHEALVELVAEGKDELMEEFFQEGTIPEEHLVGALHEAIREDRIFPVLYTSGLRNVGTDHLLDFLKFYAPAAVERVPIAARAARSMPISHGNGEAKPGDGYVHEEMVMRPIDDKEPLALYVYKTMSDPFAGRISFFKVVSGVAKNDTAIQNFTRHEQERLSHLAVMQGRKALEIQELHAGDLGAVPKLRATLSGDTLGDKAHEIFLEPVSIPEPVMTYAIEPKSRADEDKLAPALHRLMEEDLMVRFFRDPHTNEFLVAGSGQTHIEAIVSKLKKRYHTEVTLKAPKVPYRETIRGRAEAQGRHKKQTGGHGQFGDCRIRMEPLPRGSGIVFENDIFGGAIPRQFIPAVEKGIQESAARGFLAGYPVLDFKVTLFDGSYHDVDSSEMSFKLAARLAFRKCMEQAKPALLEPVMRVEIEAPDEFAGALMADLNGRRGRVQGMESSGSGTAIRAEVPMAEMLTYGATLTAITQGRGTFRMDMDHYDLVPQQLSERILSTAKRPMGEEEE, from the coding sequence ATGAGGGTTTATGCCGGAAATGAGATTCGCAATGTAGCCGTGGTGGGACACGCGCATAGTGGCAAGACGTCGTTGATCGCGGCCATGTTGCACGCCGCGAAGATGACACCGGAGCTAGGCAGAGTTGAGGACGGCTCTGCAGTTACGGCCTATGACGAAGAAGAGGTTATCCGGCAAACCACGATGGCGAATGCGGTTGCCTTCGCTGAGTGGAATGGCGTCAAGGTCAATCTGATCGATACACCGGGTTTTCATATGTTTGTGCACGAGGCGCGAGCGGCCATGATGCCGGTAGAGTCAGCGCTGATCGTCGTCAATGCCTGCTCGGGTATTGAAACGATGACGGACAGGGTATGGCGATACGCGAATGAAGTTGCGCTTCCCCGTGCGATTGTAGTCAATCAGGTCGATCATCCGAAAGCGGATAGCCGCGCCGGTCGGCAACAGATGATTGAAGTGATGCGGTCGAAATGGGGCCGACAGGTGATTCCGGTCGAGTTGCCAATTACCGACGAGAAGGGATTTCACGGAGTTGTTGATCTGGTCACGATGAAGTCGTATCTCTATGAGCCGGGGGGGAATGGGAGAGGGGAAGCGGGAGCGATCCCTTCATCCATGGAAGCTGAAGCGAAGCAGGCGCATGAGGCTTTGGTCGAGCTGGTCGCTGAAGGCAAGGACGAGTTGATGGAGGAGTTCTTCCAGGAAGGAACGATTCCGGAGGAGCATTTGGTCGGTGCACTTCACGAGGCTATACGCGAAGACCGAATCTTTCCGGTGCTCTATACCAGCGGATTAAGAAATGTAGGTACGGATCATCTTCTTGATTTTCTGAAGTTCTATGCTCCTGCGGCTGTGGAGCGTGTGCCGATTGCAGCCCGCGCCGCTCGTTCCATGCCGATAAGTCACGGAAATGGAGAAGCAAAGCCTGGCGACGGATATGTACACGAAGAGATGGTGATGAGGCCCATCGATGACAAGGAGCCTCTCGCTCTTTACGTCTATAAGACGATGTCCGATCCGTTTGCCGGCAGAATCTCTTTCTTCAAAGTGGTCAGCGGGGTTGCCAAAAATGACACGGCGATCCAGAACTTCACACGACACGAGCAGGAACGTCTATCGCATCTAGCCGTGATGCAGGGGCGAAAGGCGTTGGAGATCCAGGAACTTCATGCAGGTGACCTGGGGGCCGTTCCCAAACTGAGGGCCACCTTGAGTGGGGACACCTTGGGAGACAAGGCACACGAAATTTTTCTTGAGCCGGTTTCTATTCCCGAGCCCGTCATGACTTATGCGATCGAGCCGAAGTCGCGTGCGGACGAAGATAAATTGGCTCCTGCATTGCATCGCCTGATGGAAGAAGACCTGATGGTGCGGTTCTTCCGCGATCCGCATACGAATGAGTTTCTGGTGGCTGGATCAGGACAGACTCACATCGAGGCCATTGTCTCAAAGCTGAAGAAGCGCTATCACACAGAGGTGACCTTGAAGGCTCCCAAGGTACCGTATCGGGAGACGATCCGTGGCCGGGCCGAAGCACAAGGTCGGCACAAGAAGCAGACTGGAGGACACGGCCAGTTTGGCGACTGCCGTATCCGGATGGAGCCGCTTCCTCGTGGAAGTGGCATCGTCTTCGAGAACGATATCTTTGGCGGAGCGATTCCCAGGCAGTTTATCCCGGCAGTAGAAAAAGGTATTCAGGAGTCGGCTGCACGGGGTTTCTTAGCGGGATATCCGGTGCTCGATTTCAAGGTGACCCTCTTTGACGGTAGCTATCATGACGTCGATTCCAGCGAGATGTCCTTCAAGCTGGCAGCCCGGCTCGCCTTTCGGAAGTGCATGGAACAGGCCAAACCTGCCCTGCTGGAACCGGTGATGCGCGTCGAGATCGAAGCGCCTGACGAATTTGCCGGGGCCCTGATGGCCGACCTGAATGGAAGACGGGGAAGGGTCCAAGGTATGGAGAGTTCCGGTTCCGGAACTGCTATTCGCGCCGAGGTGCCGATGGCCGAGATGCTGACCTATGGAGCAACCCTGACCGCCATTACGCAAGGGCGAGGTACGTTCCGCATGGATATGGATCACTATGATCTTGTTCCCCAGCAACTGTCGGAGCGGATTCTTTCCACCGCGAAACGACCCATGGGAGAAGAGGAGGAGTGA